From Rahnella aceris, a single genomic window includes:
- a CDS encoding LysE family translocator, whose product MPDAAHWLPFLLICLGLVLTPGPNMIYLISRSLCQGPKAGLISLGGVVLGFLFYMLFAALGITALLMAVPFAYDALRIGGAAYLLYMAWQAVKPGGRSPFQVRDLPRDSNKKLFTMGLVTNLLNPKAAVLYLTLLPQFIVPEQGHVLTQSLILGSSQILISATVNALIALSAGYIAVFLAGRPLWMVIQRWFMGAVLGGLAMRMLLDGRK is encoded by the coding sequence ATGCCCGATGCCGCCCATTGGTTGCCCTTTCTGCTGATTTGTCTCGGGCTGGTATTAACGCCCGGCCCGAACATGATTTACCTGATTTCACGCTCACTCTGTCAGGGGCCGAAAGCCGGACTGATTTCCCTCGGCGGCGTAGTGCTGGGCTTCCTGTTTTACATGTTGTTTGCTGCGCTCGGCATTACCGCGCTGCTGATGGCGGTGCCCTTCGCTTATGACGCCCTGCGCATCGGCGGCGCTGCGTATTTGCTGTATATGGCGTGGCAGGCGGTGAAACCCGGCGGACGCTCGCCGTTTCAGGTCAGGGATTTACCCCGCGACAGCAATAAAAAACTGTTCACCATGGGGCTGGTCACTAATCTGCTGAACCCGAAAGCGGCGGTGTTATATCTGACGCTGTTACCGCAGTTTATCGTGCCTGAACAAGGGCATGTGCTGACGCAGTCGCTGATTCTGGGCAGCTCGCAAATTCTGATCAGTGCGACGGTCAACGCGCTCATTGCCCTTTCAGCCGGTTACATTGCCGTCTTCCTGGCCGGACGACCATTGTGGATGGTCATCCAGCGCTGGTTTATGGGTGCAGTGCTGGGCGGGCTGGCTATGCGTATGTTGCTCGACGGGCGTAAATAA
- a CDS encoding methyl-accepting chemotaxis protein, with amino-acid sequence MKKITNLSILARLLGAFALVLSLLLILAAMSAWLLNSSNQQIENYRAYRLPGVQYPLVMRGTLAELRLQQVQYIASPEGAPRDGHRVEILQAVATFKDAENAYLKLDSGGSQSDLFKQIVANFEQFSLANNDVIAAVERNDIAQATKISGDNSRKYRTQLMADLATLVKNELTNSEKAAADARSSYHTASAMFLLLVGVAFILSLTMALLLAHHLVKQLGGEPAYAASIMREIAAGNLAAKITLKPGDDGSLLASLNGMNQQLNKTIHQIMEGSESINHAASEIEQGNVDLSQRTEEQAASLVQTSSNMQNLTATVSQNAENARQASQLALETSKTASQGGVIVTGMQAHMRDVSGSSNEIINIISVIEGIAFQTNLLALNAAVEAARAGTQGKGFAVVASEVRVLAQKSGQAAKEIKDLIQGTVSKIAEGSLQADRASKAMNEIVSSVNKVAEIVREISTASSEQHTGIHEVGIAVDQMDRVTQQNAALVEQAAAAAQSLTEQSVELRNAVRFFRTATA; translated from the coding sequence ATGAAAAAGATCACCAACCTTTCCATACTTGCCCGTTTGCTGGGTGCATTCGCACTCGTCCTGAGCCTGCTGTTGATTCTGGCGGCGATGTCGGCCTGGCTGCTCAACAGCAGTAATCAGCAGATTGAAAACTACCGTGCCTACCGGCTTCCCGGCGTGCAGTATCCGCTGGTGATGCGCGGCACGCTGGCGGAATTACGCCTGCAACAGGTGCAATATATCGCCTCGCCAGAGGGGGCGCCGCGCGACGGCCACCGGGTCGAAATCCTTCAGGCGGTTGCCACCTTTAAAGACGCGGAAAATGCGTATCTGAAGCTGGACAGCGGCGGCAGTCAGTCAGATCTGTTTAAGCAAATCGTCGCTAATTTTGAGCAGTTTTCGCTGGCGAATAATGATGTGATTGCGGCGGTTGAACGCAACGACATTGCGCAGGCCACGAAAATCAGTGGCGATAACTCACGGAAATATCGCACACAGTTAATGGCGGATCTGGCAACGCTGGTCAAAAACGAGCTGACCAACAGTGAGAAGGCGGCAGCGGATGCGCGCAGCAGCTATCACACGGCCAGCGCGATGTTTTTACTGCTGGTCGGCGTGGCGTTTATTCTTTCACTGACGATGGCACTGCTGCTGGCGCACCATCTGGTGAAACAACTGGGCGGTGAACCGGCTTATGCCGCCTCTATTATGCGTGAAATCGCCGCCGGTAATCTGGCGGCAAAAATCACGCTGAAACCGGGTGATGACGGCAGTTTGCTGGCTTCGCTGAACGGCATGAACCAGCAACTGAATAAAACTATTCATCAGATTATGGAAGGCAGTGAATCCATCAATCATGCCGCCAGTGAAATTGAACAGGGTAATGTGGATTTATCACAGCGCACCGAAGAACAGGCGGCCTCGCTGGTGCAGACCAGTTCCAATATGCAAAACCTGACCGCGACCGTCAGCCAGAACGCTGAGAACGCCCGGCAGGCCAGCCAGCTGGCGCTGGAAACCTCGAAAACAGCGTCTCAGGGCGGCGTGATTGTTACGGGGATGCAGGCACATATGCGTGATGTTTCCGGCAGTTCGAATGAAATTATCAATATCATCAGCGTGATTGAAGGCATTGCCTTCCAGACCAACCTGCTGGCGCTGAACGCCGCTGTGGAAGCGGCGCGTGCCGGTACGCAGGGTAAAGGGTTTGCGGTGGTGGCGAGTGAGGTGCGGGTGCTGGCGCAAAAAAGCGGGCAGGCGGCGAAAGAAATTAAAGATCTGATTCAGGGCACCGTCAGCAAAATTGCCGAAGGGTCATTGCAGGCTGATCGCGCCAGTAAAGCCATGAATGAGATTGTCAGCTCGGTGAATAAGGTGGCTGAAATTGTCAGAGAAATCTCGACAGCAAGTTCTGAGCAGCACACCGGTATTCACGAAGTGGGGATTGCCGTTGACCAGATGGACAGGGTGACGCAGCAGAACGCCGCGCTGGTGGAACAGGCAGCGGCAGCGGCGCAATCCCTGACGGAACAAAGCGTTGAGCTACGCAACGCCGTGCGATTTTTCCGCACGGCGACAGCCTGA
- a CDS encoding LrgB family protein: MTDLLISMLCFVVTLGLYYGNKKLYRQKRTLLLMPLVFTPIVLVILLVVTHTSYQDYLGETHWLLWLLGPSTIAFAVPVYENMAVIRRHWMSLSAGVLTAIVVAVGSSVWLARMLTLPEEIQRSLAVRSITTPFALAAAKQMGGQPDLVALFVVITGVFGMAVGDMLFLRLAVKSGLAKGAGFGAASHGAGTARAYELGAEEGVVSSLVMMLAGVVTVVIAPVIGVLMW; the protein is encoded by the coding sequence GTGACTGATTTACTGATCAGCATGTTGTGTTTTGTGGTCACCCTCGGGTTGTATTACGGCAACAAAAAACTGTACCGCCAGAAGCGCACACTGCTGCTGATGCCACTGGTGTTCACGCCGATTGTACTGGTGATTTTGCTGGTGGTGACGCACACGTCGTATCAGGATTACCTCGGTGAGACGCACTGGTTGTTATGGCTGCTCGGGCCGTCAACCATCGCGTTTGCGGTGCCGGTTTACGAGAATATGGCGGTGATCCGCCGTCACTGGATGTCGCTGAGTGCGGGCGTGCTGACGGCGATAGTCGTTGCCGTCGGCAGTTCCGTCTGGCTGGCGCGCATGCTGACCCTGCCCGAAGAAATCCAGCGTAGTCTGGCGGTACGCTCTATCACTACGCCGTTTGCGCTGGCAGCCGCGAAACAAATGGGTGGCCAGCCTGATCTGGTCGCGTTGTTTGTGGTGATTACCGGCGTATTCGGCATGGCGGTCGGGGATATGCTGTTTCTGCGTCTGGCGGTAAAAAGCGGCCTCGCAAAAGGTGCCGGTTTCGGTGCGGCGTCGCACGGAGCGGGTACGGCGAGAGCTTATGAACTGGGTGCGGAAGAAGGCGTGGTATCGAGTCTGGTGATGATGCTGGCAGGGGTTGTCACTGTGGTGATTGCGCCGGTGATCGGGGTGCTGATGTGGTGA
- a CDS encoding LysR family transcriptional regulator: protein MDVRTLRYFVEVVRQQSFTRAAEKLFVTQPTISKMLRHLEEELECTLIVREGRRLHLTDSGQALYQRGLNILEEFRQLEAELEDINSLKSGHLRLGIPPMVGTQIAPLIGSFRQQYPGIELIISEFGGLTVQQAVISGELDLALTALPADAVPSIASLLLFSHPLCVVVPRTPHWLNRTRIGFSDLAEESILIYNEDFALYRQLMDAFTSHGFTPKIAARSGQWDFLAAMVQTGMGVAILPEPVCQRLDKNALMWLPLDPLMPWQLGLIWHQGSYLSHSAQAWITLCRDYWK, encoded by the coding sequence ATGGACGTCCGTACCTTACGCTATTTTGTCGAAGTGGTTCGCCAGCAGAGCTTTACCCGCGCGGCGGAAAAGTTGTTCGTCACCCAGCCAACGATCAGCAAAATGCTGCGTCATCTGGAAGAAGAACTGGAATGCACGCTGATTGTCCGCGAAGGACGGCGTTTACACCTGACCGACAGCGGTCAGGCGTTGTATCAGCGTGGCCTGAATATCCTTGAGGAATTCCGCCAGCTTGAAGCGGAACTGGAAGACATTAACTCGCTGAAATCCGGTCATCTGCGGCTGGGTATTCCGCCGATGGTCGGGACGCAAATCGCGCCACTTATCGGCAGCTTCCGCCAGCAATATCCCGGCATTGAACTGATTATTTCCGAGTTTGGCGGGCTGACCGTGCAACAGGCTGTGATTTCCGGCGAGCTGGATCTGGCGCTGACTGCCCTGCCCGCTGACGCCGTGCCTTCTATCGCCTCACTGCTGCTGTTCAGTCATCCGCTGTGCGTTGTGGTGCCGCGCACGCCGCACTGGCTGAACCGCACGCGCATCGGGTTCAGTGATCTGGCTGAAGAAAGCATCCTGATTTATAACGAAGATTTTGCCCTGTACCGCCAGCTGATGGATGCCTTTACCTCACACGGCTTTACGCCAAAAATTGCGGCGCGCAGCGGGCAGTGGGATTTCCTGGCGGCGATGGTACAAACCGGTATGGGTGTGGCAATTTTGCCGGAACCTGTCTGTCAGCGGCTGGATAAGAATGCGCTGATGTGGCTGCCACTGGATCCGCTGATGCCGTGGCAGCTCGGGCTGATCTGGCATCAGGGCAGCTATCTCTCGCACAGTGCACAGGCGTGGATCACGTTGTGCCGCGACTACTGGAAATAG
- a CDS encoding Na+/H+ antiporter — MEIFFTILILILVVSLSGVVTRMLPFQVPLPLMQIAVGALLAWPNFGLHVDFDPELFLVLFIPPLLFADGWKTPTREFLHHGREILGLALVLVLLTVVGIGYLIYMMVPDIPLVAAFALAAVLSPTDAVALGGIVGKGRIPKSIMSVLEGEALMNDASGLVSLKFAIAVAMGTMIFTVGGASVEFLKVAIGGLMAGVAVTWLYSKSLRIMSRWSGDDPATQIVFLLLLPFASYLIAEHIGVSGILAAVAAGMTISQSGIIRNAPLAMRLRANSVWAMLEFVFNGMVFIMLGLQLPGILENSIDQATHDPSIVTWHLFADVGIIYFALLILRFVWLWVMKNFSNRFLKKKPLLFGSYSTRELWVASFAGVRGAITLAGVLSIPLFLADGSAFPSRYQLVFLATGVILFSLIAGVIALPFLLKGVVVADGTAYREEERMAKSVAAEVAIESLHKMEERLAADTEENIDEQTLKEISSRVIGTLRRRTANRDDMETALKLENLERRFRLTALRAERGELYHLRATQKISNETLQKLLHDLDLLEALLVEKEV, encoded by the coding sequence ATGGAAATCTTCTTTACCATTCTGATTTTGATTCTGGTGGTGTCGCTCTCCGGTGTCGTCACCAGAATGTTGCCATTTCAGGTTCCTCTTCCATTAATGCAGATTGCCGTCGGTGCTTTGCTGGCGTGGCCCAATTTTGGCCTGCACGTGGACTTCGATCCGGAACTGTTTCTCGTCCTCTTTATCCCGCCGTTGCTGTTCGCCGATGGCTGGAAAACCCCGACCCGTGAATTCCTCCACCACGGGCGCGAAATTCTCGGGCTGGCGCTGGTGCTGGTGCTGCTCACCGTCGTCGGTATCGGTTATCTGATTTATATGATGGTGCCGGATATTCCGCTGGTGGCCGCGTTCGCGCTGGCTGCGGTGCTGTCGCCGACCGATGCCGTGGCACTGGGCGGCATTGTCGGTAAGGGCCGTATTCCTAAGTCGATCATGAGCGTGCTGGAAGGTGAAGCGCTGATGAATGACGCGTCCGGTCTGGTGTCGCTGAAATTCGCTATCGCCGTGGCGATGGGCACGATGATCTTTACCGTCGGTGGTGCCAGTGTTGAGTTCCTGAAAGTCGCGATTGGCGGTCTGATGGCCGGTGTGGCGGTGACGTGGTTGTACAGTAAATCGCTGCGCATTATGAGCCGCTGGAGCGGTGATGATCCGGCGACACAAATCGTGTTCCTGCTGCTGTTGCCGTTCGCGTCTTATCTGATTGCCGAACATATCGGTGTGTCGGGCATTCTGGCCGCTGTGGCTGCAGGGATGACCATCAGCCAGTCCGGCATTATTCGTAATGCACCGCTGGCGATGCGTCTGCGTGCGAACAGCGTCTGGGCGATGCTTGAGTTCGTGTTCAACGGCATGGTGTTCATCATGCTGGGCCTGCAATTGCCGGGCATCCTTGAGAACTCAATTGATCAGGCGACACACGACCCGTCTATCGTGACGTGGCACCTGTTTGCCGATGTCGGGATTATCTACTTTGCGCTGCTGATCCTGCGTTTCGTCTGGCTGTGGGTGATGAAGAATTTCAGCAACCGTTTCCTGAAAAAGAAACCGCTGCTGTTTGGCAGCTACAGTACGCGTGAACTGTGGGTGGCGTCTTTTGCCGGTGTGCGCGGAGCCATTACGCTGGCCGGTGTGTTGTCGATTCCGTTATTCCTCGCCGATGGTTCGGCGTTTCCGTCGCGTTATCAGCTGGTGTTCCTGGCGACCGGCGTCATTCTGTTCTCGCTGATTGCCGGTGTGATTGCCTTGCCGTTCCTGCTCAAAGGCGTGGTAGTGGCGGATGGTACCGCTTATCGCGAAGAAGAGCGCATGGCGAAATCGGTCGCGGCGGAAGTGGCGATTGAAAGCCTGCATAAGATGGAAGAGCGTCTGGCGGCGGATACCGAAGAAAATATTGATGAACAGACGCTGAAGGAAATCAGTTCGCGGGTTATCGGGACGTTACGGCGACGCACGGCCAACCGCGATGATATGGAAACCGCGCTGAAGCTGGAAAATCTCGAGCGTCGCTTCCGTCTGACTGCGCTGCGCGCTGAACGTGGTGAGCTGTATCACCTGCGTGCCACGCAGAAAATCAGTAACGAGACGCTGCAAAAACTGCTGCATGACCTCGATTTACTTGAAGCGCTGCTTGTCGAAAAAGAAGTGTAG
- a CDS encoding glutathione S-transferase family protein, with protein sequence MLTVHHLDNSRSQRILWMLEELGVPYEIKCYQRDKGTMLAPPSLKKVHPLGKSPVLEDNGLILAESGAIIEYLQEVYDEAGTLKPTAFAEHQQYRYWMHYAEGSLMPLLVMKLIFSRLGKPPMPWLIRPIAGAIGQGVQKNYLDKQIYTHMDYLEQHLSTHPYFAGQQFSAADIQMSFPIEAINARAGLGKYPLLKAWLSNVTARPAYQKVLENGGSFNILR encoded by the coding sequence ATGCTAACTGTGCATCATTTGGATAATTCCCGTTCACAGCGAATCTTATGGATGCTCGAAGAATTGGGCGTCCCTTACGAAATCAAATGTTATCAGCGGGATAAAGGAACCATGCTGGCGCCGCCATCGCTGAAAAAAGTCCATCCTCTGGGCAAGTCACCGGTGCTGGAAGACAACGGACTGATCCTTGCGGAATCTGGCGCCATCATTGAATACCTGCAGGAAGTGTACGATGAGGCGGGCACGCTGAAACCCACGGCGTTTGCTGAGCATCAGCAGTATCGTTACTGGATGCACTACGCTGAAGGTTCTCTGATGCCTTTGCTGGTGATGAAGCTGATTTTTAGCCGTCTGGGTAAACCGCCGATGCCGTGGCTCATCCGTCCGATTGCCGGCGCCATAGGACAGGGCGTGCAGAAGAATTATCTGGATAAGCAGATTTATACGCATATGGATTATCTGGAACAGCATCTGAGTACACATCCTTATTTCGCCGGTCAACAGTTCAGCGCGGCAGATATTCAGATGAGTTTCCCGATAGAGGCGATCAATGCCCGCGCCGGACTGGGAAAATATCCTCTGCTGAAGGCCTGGTTATCGAATGTCACAGCGCGTCCGGCATATCAGAAAGTGCTGGAAAACGGCGGTTCGTTTAATATTTTGCGTTAA
- a CDS encoding NCS2 family permease, translated as MSSQQPQAGRAVAPKGPLDAFFKISARGSNVRQEVIAGLTTFLAMVYSVIVVPSMLGKAGFSPTAVFVATCLVAGFGSLLMGLWANLPLAIGCAISLTAFTAFSLVLGQHISVPVALGAVFLMGVLFTIISVTGIRSWILRNLPTGVAHGTGIGIGLFLLLIAANGVGLVVKNPLDGLPVALGAFTSFPVVMTLLGLAVIFGLEKLRVPGGILLVIIAISIIGLIFDPTVKYQGLFAMPSLAGADGKSVIFDLDILGALKAAVLPSVLALVMTAVFDATGTIRAVAGQANLLDENGQIISGGKALTADSVSSIFASLVGASPAAVYIESAAGTAAGGKTGLTATVVGVLFLLMLFLSPLSYLVPAYATAPALMYVGLLMLSNVTKLDFNDFVDAMSGLLCAVFIVLTCNIVTGIMLGFSALVIGRIFSGEWRKLNIGTVIIAVALVVFYAGGWAI; from the coding sequence ATGTCGAGTCAACAACCTCAAGCTGGCCGCGCAGTTGCGCCAAAAGGCCCGCTTGATGCTTTTTTCAAAATCAGTGCGCGTGGCAGTAACGTCCGCCAGGAAGTTATCGCTGGCTTAACCACCTTTCTGGCGATGGTCTATTCGGTGATTGTCGTGCCCTCGATGCTCGGCAAAGCGGGCTTCTCGCCAACCGCAGTGTTTGTCGCGACCTGTCTGGTCGCCGGTTTCGGCTCCCTGCTGATGGGGCTGTGGGCGAATTTGCCGCTGGCGATTGGTTGCGCCATTTCTCTGACTGCTTTTACCGCGTTTAGTCTGGTTCTCGGCCAGCACATCAGCGTACCGGTGGCGCTCGGCGCGGTATTTCTGATGGGTGTGTTGTTCACTATTATCTCGGTGACCGGCATCCGTTCGTGGATTTTGCGCAATCTGCCAACCGGCGTTGCGCACGGTACCGGTATTGGTATCGGCCTGTTCCTGTTACTGATCGCCGCCAATGGCGTCGGTCTGGTGGTGAAAAACCCGCTGGACGGCTTACCGGTGGCACTCGGCGCATTTACCTCATTCCCGGTCGTGATGACGTTGCTTGGTCTGGCGGTGATTTTTGGCCTGGAGAAACTGCGCGTTCCGGGCGGCATCTTGCTGGTGATTATCGCGATTTCCATTATCGGCCTGATCTTCGATCCAACAGTGAAATATCAGGGTTTATTCGCCATGCCTTCTCTGGCGGGGGCTGACGGTAAATCGGTGATTTTCGATCTCGATATTCTGGGTGCACTGAAAGCTGCGGTATTGCCCAGCGTGCTGGCACTGGTGATGACAGCGGTGTTTGATGCCACCGGCACCATCCGCGCTGTCGCCGGACAGGCAAACTTACTGGATGAAAACGGCCAGATCATCAGCGGCGGTAAAGCCCTGACGGCTGACTCCGTGAGCAGTATTTTTGCCTCCCTGGTTGGCGCATCTCCGGCAGCGGTTTATATCGAATCGGCAGCCGGTACGGCGGCGGGCGGCAAAACCGGTCTGACGGCTACCGTCGTCGGTGTGCTGTTCCTGCTGATGCTGTTCCTCTCTCCGCTGTCTTATCTGGTACCGGCTTACGCCACCGCACCCGCGCTGATGTACGTGGGTTTGCTGATGCTCAGCAATGTCACCAAACTGGATTTCAATGATTTCGTGGATGCGATGTCAGGGTTACTGTGCGCAGTATTTATCGTTCTGACCTGTAACATCGTCACCGGTATTATGCTCGGTTTCAGCGCACTGGTGATTGGACGCATCTTCTCCGGCGAATGGCGAAAACTGAACATCGGCACGGTGATTATCGCCGTAGCGTTAGTGGTGTTTTATGCGGGCGGATGGGCGATTTGA
- a CDS encoding inositol monophosphatase family protein, producing the protein MTNTMMSPRLAVASQIAAQAARLALDFFHRRDAIEISSKRTQDFVSEADLAVEQFIRTRLAEHFPQDAVIGEEMGGILTDAPCWVIDPIDGTSNFLRGSPLWGVSLGLVENKQPVIGIVALPVLNDLFAAESGKGIFLNDKPFRRDDRFEDVQIVSLGDSADDKLDEASAFYQGIRAADWSVHCYRCTTVGMVFAAKGIIDGHLQRRTTLWDIAGGTVLCQEAGLETVVKFAKTADGSDNFRHMSVAAGTANLLSAVTPLWPAFEPK; encoded by the coding sequence ATGACCAACACTATGATGTCCCCGCGTCTGGCGGTTGCCAGTCAGATTGCGGCGCAGGCCGCCAGACTGGCGCTGGACTTTTTTCACCGCCGGGACGCTATCGAAATCAGCAGTAAGCGTACGCAGGATTTCGTTTCAGAAGCCGATCTGGCGGTTGAGCAGTTTATCCGCACCCGGCTGGCAGAGCATTTTCCGCAGGATGCGGTGATCGGCGAAGAGATGGGCGGCATTCTGACCGACGCGCCGTGCTGGGTGATTGATCCTATCGACGGCACCTCGAATTTCCTGCGCGGTTCGCCGCTGTGGGGCGTGTCGCTCGGGCTGGTGGAAAATAAACAGCCGGTGATCGGCATTGTGGCACTGCCGGTTTTAAACGACCTGTTTGCAGCAGAATCCGGAAAGGGGATTTTCCTCAACGACAAACCCTTCCGTCGCGATGATCGTTTTGAAGATGTACAGATTGTGTCGCTGGGCGACAGTGCGGACGACAAGCTGGACGAAGCCTCGGCCTTTTATCAGGGGATCCGCGCGGCTGACTGGTCAGTACATTGTTATCGCTGTACCACGGTCGGCATGGTGTTTGCGGCAAAAGGCATTATCGACGGCCATCTGCAACGGCGCACCACGCTGTGGGATATCGCTGGCGGCACGGTGTTGTGTCAGGAAGCCGGGCTGGAAACGGTGGTGAAATTTGCGAAGACAGCGGACGGCAGCGACAATTTCCGACACATGTCGGTGGCGGCCGGTACGGCGAATCTGTTGTCGGCAGTCACTCCGTTATGGCCCGCTTTTGAACCGAAGTGA
- a CDS encoding CidA/LrgA family protein: MLLALRTKAPSLLIRCQIPVQVVLYAVLFVIADRLVTALHLPLPANIVGMLMLLLLIMLRILPVKWVKAGSRWLLAEMLLFFVPAVVAVVNYAQLLMIEGWKIFLVIGISTMLTLGATAVVVDKVYRLEQRLAARKASRD, from the coding sequence ATGTTGTTGGCGTTGCGCACTAAAGCGCCGTCCCTGCTGATCCGTTGTCAGATCCCTGTTCAGGTGGTGTTGTACGCGGTGTTATTCGTTATCGCTGATCGTCTGGTCACTGCGTTACATCTGCCGTTACCCGCCAATATTGTCGGGATGCTGATGCTTTTACTGCTGATTATGTTGCGTATTTTGCCTGTGAAATGGGTGAAAGCCGGTTCCCGCTGGTTGCTGGCGGAAATGCTGCTGTTCTTCGTACCAGCCGTGGTGGCTGTGGTGAATTACGCCCAGTTGCTGATGATCGAAGGCTGGAAAATCTTTCTGGTGATTGGGATCAGCACGATGCTGACGCTCGGGGCGACCGCCGTGGTTGTCGATAAAGTGTATCGTCTGGAGCAGCGTCTGGCGGCAAGGAAGGCGAGCCGTGACTGA
- a CDS encoding putative bifunctional diguanylate cyclase/phosphodiesterase yields MFSSNYNNVLVMFSFIVAMLASYTALDMAGRVATTEGKASRLWLTGGAIAMGIGIWSMHFIGMLAFNASMPMGYDPLITLLSMLIAIISSAFALWLVCLEELPTGRLLAGALLMGGGIAAMHYTGMAAMQMMPPIVYDYRWVALSVGVAIVASGAALWMAFNLRHQSPNVRLLRISAAVVMGAAIVGMHYIGMAAAQFPMDSHSMAAFSGVDNNWLALLVIVVTLAILAITLIISILDGRMQARTSILASSLAQANRELTQLALHDNLTHLPNRLLLEDRLSQAFQKASRGESQFAVLFFDLDGFKAVNDAFGHHIGDQLLISVTERLQSQLRATDTLARLGGDEFVLLVEITEPTDASQLADKLVHLIARPFYVSRYELLVSASVGIAVYPGDGENERELMLNADAAMYHTKNSGRNGHSFFQPSMNANAQNQLQMLNDLRLAVAHHELRLHYQPKFIAPYGPVSGFEALLRWERDGNLLSPDVFLPLAEKTGLIIPIGEWVLNEACRQLREWHLAGHTQWTVAVNLSTLQFEQANLVEMVIETIERHQIPPEMLTLEVTETTAMRNPDASVEILERLTQYGVKASIDDFGTGYSSLLYLKRLPASELKIDGAFINDLIAGSEDASIVSAIIALGQTLNLKVVAEGVETIQQQEFLTQLGCDTLQGYLLGRPMTPQQIAQHPDTDWESQITLTDKA; encoded by the coding sequence ATGTTTTCCAGTAATTACAACAATGTGCTTGTGATGTTTTCGTTCATTGTTGCAATGCTTGCCTCTTATACCGCGCTTGATATGGCAGGCCGGGTTGCCACCACAGAGGGAAAGGCTTCCCGACTTTGGTTAACAGGTGGCGCCATTGCAATGGGTATCGGCATCTGGTCGATGCATTTTATCGGCATGCTGGCCTTTAATGCTTCGATGCCAATGGGTTACGACCCTTTAATTACCCTGCTTTCTATGCTGATTGCCATCATTTCCTCAGCTTTTGCGCTGTGGCTGGTATGCCTTGAGGAGTTACCCACCGGGCGGTTACTTGCCGGTGCCTTGCTGATGGGCGGCGGTATTGCCGCGATGCATTACACGGGTATGGCGGCGATGCAGATGATGCCGCCCATTGTCTACGATTACCGTTGGGTCGCGTTATCTGTGGGAGTGGCGATTGTCGCCTCCGGCGCGGCGCTGTGGATGGCGTTCAATCTGCGTCATCAGTCACCCAATGTCCGTCTGCTGCGCATCAGCGCTGCGGTGGTAATGGGCGCTGCCATTGTCGGTATGCATTACATCGGCATGGCTGCGGCACAATTCCCGATGGACAGCCACAGTATGGCGGCGTTCAGCGGCGTAGACAATAACTGGCTGGCACTGCTGGTGATTGTGGTCACGCTGGCGATTCTGGCGATCACCCTGATCATTTCTATTCTTGATGGCCGGATGCAGGCACGCACCTCGATTCTGGCATCTTCGCTGGCACAGGCGAACCGCGAGCTGACCCAACTGGCGCTGCACGACAATCTGACCCATTTGCCAAATCGTCTGTTGCTGGAAGACCGCCTGAGTCAGGCGTTTCAGAAAGCGTCACGTGGCGAATCACAGTTTGCGGTGCTGTTTTTCGATCTCGACGGATTCAAAGCCGTTAACGATGCCTTCGGCCATCACATCGGCGATCAGCTGTTAATTTCAGTCACCGAACGCCTGCAATCGCAGCTGAGGGCGACAGATACGCTGGCGCGGCTCGGCGGCGATGAGTTTGTACTGCTGGTTGAGATCACCGAACCCACCGATGCCTCGCAACTGGCCGATAAACTGGTGCATCTGATTGCGCGTCCGTTTTACGTTTCCCGCTACGAACTGCTGGTCTCTGCCAGCGTGGGGATCGCGGTGTATCCGGGCGATGGCGAGAATGAACGCGAGCTGATGCTCAATGCTGACGCCGCGATGTATCACACCAAAAATTCCGGCCGTAACGGCCACAGTTTCTTCCAGCCGTCGATGAATGCCAACGCCCAGAACCAGTTGCAAATGCTCAATGATTTGCGTCTGGCGGTTGCACACCATGAGCTGCGTTTGCACTATCAGCCGAAATTTATTGCGCCTTACGGGCCGGTGAGTGGCTTCGAAGCGCTGCTGCGCTGGGAGCGCGACGGTAACCTCCTCAGCCCGGATGTGTTTTTGCCGCTGGCGGAAAAAACCGGACTGATTATCCCGATTGGCGAATGGGTGCTCAATGAAGCCTGTCGCCAGTTGCGGGAATGGCATCTGGCCGGCCATACACAATGGACAGTGGCGGTGAATCTTTCCACGCTGCAATTTGAGCAGGCGAATCTGGTCGAAATGGTGATTGAAACCATTGAACGCCATCAGATCCCGCCTGAAATGCTGACGCTGGAAGTGACAGAAACCACCGCGATGCGTAACCCGGATGCCAGCGTGGAAATTCTGGAGCGCCTGACACAGTACGGCGTAAAAGCCTCCATTGATGATTTCGGTACCGGCTATTCCAGCCTGCTCTATCTGAAACGTCTGCCGGCCAGTGAGCTGAAAATCGACGGTGCATTTATTAATGACCTGATTGCCGGTAGCGAAGACGCCAGTATCGTTTCTGCGATCATTGCCCTCGGCCAGACGCTGAACCTGAAAGTGGTGGCCGAAGGCGTTGAAACGATCCAACAGCAGGAATTTCTGACGCAACTGGGCTGCGACACCTTACAGGGTTATCTTCTGGGGCGTCCGATGACGCCACAACAGATTGCCCAACACCCCGATACGGACTGGGAGTCGCAGATAACCCTCACAGATAAAGCCTGA